AATCCTAAAAGGACAAAGTGATTATGATGATCACATATCCACTGTATGTTTGTAAAGATTAAAACTTATCGAGGGGACCATTGCTAGACAtattacttgagtcatatttcaCCATGTGGTGGGAATCCATTTAACACAAATTGAAtttaagtaataaaaaaatgtatattctaTTTAGCAAGGGAATTTACTTTTtattgaaaagtaaaatatgcgtaaataaaaatgtcctttttgtgTTGACAGTACTATTTGACTTCCAGGCTGTGGAAAATAAAGACTCTTGCCAATATACAGCAGAACTGCTCCTGTGCCATGAATCAAGCTGGTGTCTATAATATCTGTGTTATGAGATTAGATTTGTTTAATAATAATGGAATCAAAATTTCTTCTCGTTGCTCAGCCATAGAATCAAGGTATGATCTATTTTCCATCATAAATATTGCGCCATTTGTCAAGTGAGAGGCAAAAATGGGCAGCATTCTCTTATTTCACAATTCTGATGCCACATTTTAACTCAATGTCTCACAGACACAATTAAAACTTAATTAAAACTTAATTAaaccacacattttaatttagcAACCTCCAAGTCTCTTTATTTCCCCCAATGTTGAAGCTGCCAACAGCCAATATGTCAAAGGCCTAATCATTAAAACAAAGTAAGACATATAAGCCTAGTTTGCAATGTACTGCTTTGGATCCCTTATAAACaatcacaaacaacaaaatctgaCCATTACCAGCTTATAACGTGCTAGTCAAGCTTTTGGTTTCTCATCACAGTAAAAATTAGTGTTTTTTATAAGACCATGGTGGCATTGCTGAGGCACGTAAGAGTCATTGTAGTGATGGCTTAACAGTTAAAAATGGGTGATGTGATGTTTACTCTATTACATTGGTACAACTTTGTTTGCTAAGGTCCGGTAAAATGCACAGCAAGGATTCAAAAACGTTACTATTGATTTTATCACCCAGAACTAAATTTCAAGTCAAAGCACCCTGCGCCTATATTTGTGGAATCTAATTTATATATCTCTTATATTCTTGCtatagtaattaaaaaaaaaattgactgcATTTTCTATCATACTTTGAAGTAAAATCAGACAAAAAATGTGGGCTTCAACTTCAACAACCCACATCACTAATTTGTCTTCATCAAACAATTATATATTTCACGTTCATTTTGATTCCAGTGTTGCAACTGACGGCTGTCCAAAAATATTTTGTACACACGTTGCAAAACCACGACACACAGGcaataaaatatcagaaaacagaAGACAGATGTACAAAAAATATGtcatataataataaatcattaaTAGTTGTAAAAAGTCAACTACAATATATTGTAgtttccacacacaaacacctctgTATAGGTATTTCTTAGTTGTAATTCTTGACTTATATGAATAACAACCAATAAATGTAACATAACAACTCTTTTTACGTAACGAGGAAAAGGCCCTTACTGAGGCCTGAGAAAGGTCAACTGGCTTCAGGTATTTCCTTTGGTGGCACATTGTCCGGCCCATAGTGTGCTTTAGAGGTTGAGGGAACATTAATGTTGGGATCTCCATTGTTGGCTGTGTCTATCTGGTTGCTTTTGCCAAGGCTCTTGATGATGTTCAGGTTGGTGCGGGCAGTTTCCATAAAGCTGTTTTCCAGCAGCCAGCCATCAGACTCAGAGTTGAGGTCGCCCTGTCTCAGCACATTTTCCAGGGAGGTCTGGAGGTAACGAACCCCTGTCAACACCGACAgctaaaacaagacacacagacattaGGGACAGTCGTATTACAATAGGTCAAAGAACTAGTTTCGTATGTATCGTTTGGTATGGGGTAATTTAGTATCTGACgtacagtttttaaactgagtagAGGACAATAGTAGAGTCCACTTTAGGTGCTGCATGGACGAACCAGAGATAATATGACAGTAGAGATTTGCTCAAGGATTAGTACTGCAAGTGTATGAAGTAAATTTGCAATCACAGTGTTAGTGCTATTgctatgtattttttaaatgtgtgaaaagaaaaagccaCCAGCCAACCTTTTCTTATTACCTGTTAAGTGATTTAACTTATCTGAAAGGATAATGTCTCATGTCTCAGTATTAAGATTAAGAGTTTACTGAAATACACTAGCACAAACGCAGTTCTTTTTGGAAAACCCCATCTCTTAAAGAGAACTGCACtgatttagcattgcactccCATAACAACTTACAAAGACCAAAAACGATGCAGCATAACCAGagatgtcttttgttttgttccaagcactcttcttccttgtcaaaCCCATggtgcctacattacccacaatgcaactgaACTAGAAACAGTTAGGAAAGAGATTCAGGTGTGTTATGCTAGCAGTGAGCATAAACCTAGCTTTAACACAAACACGAGGGCTATAGACGTCAACATTGCCTCAAGTTGCGTCACTTGGCaatttatctatatatatttatagtggGGCCACATGAGCTGTATTATGTTTTTGACATGTACTATGTGTATAAAACCCAAGACCTGAAACAAACATTGGTGTGTAAAAGAAGAGTTTTAACTTCCCCATTAAGACATCATGTTGTTATAACCCTGTCTGTCCTCACCTCAAACAGCCAGGTGATGAGAACTGTGAGGCCAATGGACTGCATGATGTGGGTGTAGTACTCCAGCAGCGCCTGGCGACACCCTTTCATCCACAGGTTCAGCTCTTCCGTCTGGTGCTCATAGTTGAAGTGAGCGGAATTGTTGGTGATCTGCTGCTGGATGCAGGGCCGAGGGGAGTTGATGTTGCAGCAGCTGAAGGGCACTCCGTCCATCAGGTACTTCCCCTCCACATTACTTCTTAATCGGCTAGAATGAAGGAAAAATAAGGAGAAACTCAGGATCTGACTTAATGCTTTTTATGCAGCAGTGTGTGAAAGATTCGACTTCAGTGTGTCTTTGTTTGGGACTGTTCTAAAATTATGTATAAGTAACTTTTACATAGTCCTGTTTTAGGTCATCTTTAGTTTGAGTATACTCTCTTGCACTTACTCCGCCACCTCTTTTTTGGACAAATCCAGGTAACGGTTGCTGATCCACTGGATTTGAAACCAGTCTTTATATCCATTGTTCCCACAGCAATGGAAATCTATATGCAGCATGTCCACAGTTCGCTTCAGGAAGCATCGTcctggtgtgtctgtgtccttgTAGAACCTGATGGCCTCTGCCAGCCCCAGGTTCAGAGACTCGTCTAGCTCCCCACGCATGCTGTAACACATCAGAGCCCCCACCAGCACACAGAAGGTGAAGAAGAAGGTACATATTATGTAGGGCAGCATGATCAGCTTCCAGCGCAAGAACTTGGTGGTGTCCACGCAGTCGTAGCAGATCTTCCCACCCAGGAAGTTTATGGCACAGGCAATGAGGCCCACAGCGATTAGCATGTTGGGCACGTACTGGATGTCCCTCTCAGCCATCAGCTCTCCTCGCTTGTTGATCTCCACCTTGAGGAAGAGCCCCATGCTGAACAGGAGGACCCCGGTCATCACTGAGATCCAGTTCAGAATCCACAGCACCTGAGCCAGcttgtctctcttggtcttGGTGAACCTCAATCTCAAAACCGCCATCGTGTATCTCTAGCTCTCTAAATTTTCTTTTAAGTCTAAGGGGGGATTAAGGGTGGGATACAGGtagagcagaggagaggaacAGGTTATCCTCCAGGCAGTGTGGGGGATCAAGGGGAGGGGGATTGGTTGAATAGTTCTCAGAAGGTCCTCTCATAAGCAGCTTAGCCTGGTAGTCATGATAGAAATCTTGAGGACACTGCATTATGGTTATACTGTAGATGCATGGAAAACACTGTTAAGACAAAATACAATGACATGTGATCAGTTGTAAACAAACTGAGAGAAGCTCAACAAGAtgtattttggtttaaaaaatatttttccttttaaatccAGTTGGTCCTGACATGTCTTTCTGGACAAAGCtcctaaaaatataatttaagaaATAATTGACATGAAACAGACTCCAAGAAATCCATTGTACCTACCTTATTTGGGTCAGCAGTCACATTGAATATCTGATATTGTTCTACTCTGTTTCCATGCTGACATTCTCATTTTTAGTCCTGAGAAAAGCGAGTGGTCGTAGCGGCATAGATAGAATAAAGGTAGCATCACAGCGAGACTAGTAGTCAAATCCTGACCCTCCTCCTAATCCCCTTTAATCATTAATTAGCCCTGGACCCAAGAGGGATTTGGACCCACCGTCTGCCACCTACGCATATTTCTGACTGTCCCTGCACTGTGAGAGTAATGGATGATGGCcattgtgtgttttcatttgtgtaGTGGTTAAAAAGAGACATCAAACTGGACATATAATATACAAAAGTAAATAAAGGTCATAAAGAGTCAACTAAGGTAACTAAATACTTACTGACACAATTATGGAAGGACAAAACTGCTGCTGCACTTCTCTCTACTGATGGACACCTTCCAGTAGGGCTGCAgctattttcattattaatgaATCTGCCCATACGCTtcttgtttaattgttttgcctataaatgtcccaaaaaaggtgaacattttcaaatgtcTATTTAATTTGACTGATCGACTTGTCATTGCAGCTCTCCAGGCATGTAGCGTTTTTGTCCACTATGAGTGATGTCATAGCAAAattgtgaaaagaaaactggTTGTGAAATCACTGACCAATACCTGAAAGATCCAAGCTGTAGAGAGCAGAGTATGTTTTCCCCCCCCTGTCATTTAAGAAGTTCATTTTTACCTCCTGCTATCATCCCTCCCTGCTGGTCTAAGATATTCTGTTTGCAACTTTAatttcaacacacacagacacacgcacgcacgcacgcacgcacgcNNNNNNNNNNgcacgcacgcacgcacacacacacacacacacagacacacacaatactgtacatgcaaATCAGCCAATGAAACGTTAACTGAGAGTGAGATTAGTGGATTAACATGTACCAAAGTAGCTTGTGTAAGAAGAGAACAGCATCGTAGCCACAGGGCCAGTCAGCTAATCTACGAGGCAGACAGAATACACACAGCACTCACCTCTGTGCAGACCAAGAGAGAAGCCTAACGAAGCTATTGGGAAAACTGAACCACATCTCCAAGTAAGTATTGAAAAtccaaaaaatatttacaatgtATTGTATGGAGGCCTCTCAAAATAATTACTACCACGTTCACACTTTAATCTGTTCTTGCACAATCTAATGATCTAATAATGGAAACATGTCTAAGAGAGAAGTTTTCCAGGCTTAAGTGTAAGTTGTTCATTGAGATACCCAAAGTACATTACATTATGGTTAAAACACTttagtatacagtacatacaatgttttcataaacaactttttttgttttgttgctgtaatgaaatttaattttttttcctcagtaaTGCTCCGTTGATCCCACCATGTGAACTCCCTTTTC
Above is a genomic segment from Etheostoma spectabile isolate EspeVRDwgs_2016 chromosome 20, UIUC_Espe_1.0, whole genome shotgun sequence containing:
- the LOC116670426 gene encoding photoreceptor outer segment membrane glycoprotein 2 encodes the protein MAVLRLRFTKTKRDKLAQVLWILNWISVMTGVLLFSMGLFLKVEINKRGELMAERDIQYVPNMLIAVGLIACAINFLGGKICYDCVDTTKFLRWKLIMLPYIICTFFFTFCVLVGALMCYSMRGELDESLNLGLAEAIRFYKDTDTPGRCFLKRTVDMLHIDFHCCGNNGYKDWFQIQWISNRYLDLSKKEVADRLRSNVEGKYLMDGVPFSCCNINSPRPCIQQQITNNSAHFNYEHQTEELNLWMKGCRQALLEYYTHIMQSIGLTVLITWLFELSVLTGVRYLQTSLENVLRQGDLNSESDGWLLENSFMETARTNLNIIKSLGKSNQIDTANNGDPNINVPSTSKAHYGPDNVPPKEIPEAS